The Gemmata palustris genome includes a region encoding these proteins:
- a CDS encoding ArsR/SmtB family transcription factor, with amino-acid sequence MAKDPLEPQRCARLLSALAAPERLKIVRFLADGPQNVTAIADMLKLKNVVNVSHHLGVLRNAGLIRGKKQGRFVLYSLRPGVLEDAVNAGIPKDALNLGCCRIEMPNCRDEVKE; translated from the coding sequence GTGGCCAAAGACCCACTCGAACCACAGCGCTGTGCGCGACTGCTCTCCGCGCTCGCCGCGCCCGAGCGGCTGAAGATCGTCCGCTTCCTGGCCGACGGCCCGCAGAACGTGACCGCGATCGCAGACATGCTCAAACTGAAAAACGTGGTGAACGTTTCTCACCACCTGGGCGTGCTGCGCAACGCGGGACTGATTCGCGGGAAGAAACAGGGCCGGTTCGTGCTGTATTCGCTGCGCCCCGGCGTACTCGAAGATGCGGTGAACGCCGGCATCCCGAAGGACGCGCTGAACCTCGGTTGCTGCCGCATCGAGATGCCGAACTGTCGAGACGAAGTGAAAGAGTGA
- the metH gene encoding methionine synthase — protein MPAPLDHPFLNAARERVVILDGGMGTSLHKYKPTDEDWGHAPNGKSLLNLSDALVYTRPEWIAEIHRGFFAAGCDGVETNTFNASQIVLDDFGMGDKLAEINRLNIRIAKQVAAEFATPDRPRFVIGSIGPGTKMPSLTDPAIYADFDTLADAYRPQIRVMLEERVDALLVETCFDPLQAKCVAIAAIEEMKRAGVRLPLMVQLTIIDARQKMLPGTDIPGALVALEPIDEIDVIGMNCGVGPDLMADGIKHLSRHCDRLLSVLPNAGLPETRGDETYFPMTPEVMADWVDRFVTEFGVNIVGGCCGNAHGHISAIAQRVAGKKPAKRTPVYIPAVSSLQSAQELLVDQRPLLVGERTNTNGSRKFKQLLEKDDWHGLVEMAKEQEREGVHILDVCVDYVGRDGVRDMKEVIKRYNEVLTKPIMLDSTEVPVIEAGLKLCSGKALINSINLEDGRKTLDPKTILAKKYGASLVALTIDEKGQADTAEWKFEVAKRIYDIVVHEYGIPPSDLMFDTLVFPLSTGQEQTRKSAIATFEALRLIKQNLPGALTHLGLSNCSFGLAPYTRQVLNSMYLHYALQYGLDSAILHAAKIMPLASIDDTGRELCRRLLFDERVFDSAGNCVEDPLQMLIAHYADKKAESKKGQSLGDTIEERLRQAIIQGRRESLLADLEAAREKYSPIDIINNILLDGMKVVGELFGSGQMQLPFVLQSAEVMKTSVAHLEQFMVKVEGAEKGKIVLATVKGDVHDIGKNLVDIILTNNGYKVYNLGIKQPVDAMIAAFKDHKADAIGMSGLLVKSTVIMKEDLVTLNERGLAPPVILGGAALNRRYVEHDLRAIYKGEVFYGADAFEGLHVMDELARRKKYDIGRASRAIAKSEEKRPGREIGGSTTVDAAPRPKPRAPRTDLPARSPSLPKAPDLPPPPFLGARSRTDFDMNEIFKFINEITLFGTQWGFRKGGVKPAEHARQIAEVARPAFERLKALCLAENILRPAVTYGFFPVASAGTKLTVYEDDHRTPRNTFDFPRQDFGEFLCLSDYVEPLRDGKAVDYVGFTAVTMGREVTKVAQEWYQAGKYQDYLYLHGLGVESAEALAEYFHQQVRREWGIGADDSPRVEKLFKGHYRGCRYSFGYPACPNLEDQKQLFALIDPTRVGITLSEQFQLEPEQSTTAIVVHHPNAKYFNTERYSSCDTNE, from the coding sequence ATGCCCGCACCTCTCGACCACCCGTTCCTTAATGCCGCCCGCGAGCGCGTCGTGATCCTCGACGGTGGAATGGGGACCAGCCTCCACAAGTACAAGCCGACGGACGAGGACTGGGGGCACGCGCCCAACGGTAAGTCGCTGCTGAACCTGTCCGACGCGCTCGTGTACACGCGGCCCGAGTGGATCGCCGAGATCCACCGCGGGTTCTTCGCGGCCGGGTGCGACGGGGTCGAGACGAACACGTTCAACGCCTCGCAGATCGTGCTCGACGATTTCGGCATGGGCGACAAACTCGCCGAGATCAACCGGCTGAACATCCGCATCGCGAAGCAGGTCGCGGCGGAGTTCGCGACCCCGGACCGGCCGCGGTTCGTGATCGGCTCGATCGGGCCGGGCACCAAGATGCCGTCGCTCACCGACCCCGCGATTTACGCGGACTTCGACACCCTCGCCGACGCCTACCGCCCACAGATCCGCGTGATGCTCGAGGAGCGGGTGGACGCCCTCCTCGTCGAAACGTGCTTCGATCCGCTCCAGGCGAAGTGCGTCGCGATCGCCGCCATTGAAGAAATGAAGCGCGCCGGCGTGCGGCTCCCGCTGATGGTGCAGCTCACGATCATCGACGCGCGGCAAAAGATGCTGCCGGGGACCGATATCCCCGGCGCGCTCGTGGCCCTGGAGCCGATCGACGAGATCGACGTGATCGGGATGAACTGCGGGGTCGGTCCGGACCTGATGGCCGACGGCATCAAGCACCTAAGCCGGCACTGCGACCGGTTGCTCAGCGTGCTGCCGAACGCCGGACTGCCCGAGACCCGCGGCGATGAGACGTACTTTCCGATGACCCCGGAAGTCATGGCCGACTGGGTTGATCGGTTCGTCACCGAGTTCGGTGTGAACATCGTCGGTGGCTGTTGTGGCAACGCGCACGGGCACATTAGTGCGATCGCGCAACGCGTTGCCGGGAAGAAGCCCGCGAAGCGCACGCCGGTCTACATCCCGGCCGTGTCCAGCCTCCAGAGCGCGCAGGAGCTGCTGGTCGACCAGCGCCCGCTGCTCGTCGGCGAGCGGACGAACACCAACGGCTCCCGGAAGTTCAAGCAGTTGCTCGAAAAGGACGACTGGCACGGCCTCGTGGAGATGGCGAAGGAGCAGGAGCGCGAGGGCGTTCACATCCTCGACGTGTGCGTGGACTACGTCGGGCGCGACGGCGTGCGCGACATGAAGGAGGTCATCAAGCGCTACAACGAGGTGCTGACGAAGCCGATCATGCTCGACAGCACGGAAGTGCCGGTGATCGAAGCCGGGTTGAAGTTGTGTAGCGGTAAGGCGCTCATCAACAGCATCAACCTCGAGGACGGGCGCAAGACGCTCGACCCGAAGACGATCCTGGCGAAGAAGTACGGGGCGTCACTCGTCGCGCTGACCATCGACGAAAAGGGTCAAGCCGACACTGCCGAGTGGAAGTTCGAGGTCGCGAAGCGCATCTACGACATCGTGGTCCACGAGTACGGCATCCCGCCGTCGGACCTGATGTTCGACACGCTCGTGTTCCCGCTGTCCACCGGTCAGGAGCAGACCCGCAAGAGCGCCATCGCGACGTTCGAGGCGCTGCGGCTCATCAAGCAGAACCTGCCCGGCGCGCTCACGCACCTCGGGCTCTCGAACTGCTCGTTCGGGCTCGCGCCGTACACGCGGCAGGTGCTCAACAGCATGTACCTGCACTACGCGCTCCAGTACGGCCTCGATTCCGCGATTTTGCACGCGGCCAAGATCATGCCGCTGGCGAGCATCGACGATACGGGGCGCGAACTGTGCCGCCGGTTGCTGTTCGACGAGCGGGTGTTCGATTCTGCGGGCAACTGCGTCGAAGACCCGCTGCAAATGCTCATCGCGCACTACGCGGACAAGAAGGCCGAGAGCAAGAAGGGCCAGTCGCTCGGCGATACGATCGAAGAGCGCCTGCGCCAGGCGATCATTCAGGGGCGCCGGGAGTCGCTGCTCGCGGACCTCGAGGCCGCGCGCGAGAAGTATTCGCCCATCGACATCATCAACAACATCCTGCTCGACGGGATGAAGGTGGTCGGCGAACTGTTCGGCAGCGGGCAGATGCAATTGCCGTTTGTGCTGCAGAGCGCGGAGGTGATGAAGACGTCCGTCGCGCACCTCGAACAGTTCATGGTGAAAGTGGAGGGCGCGGAGAAGGGCAAGATCGTCCTCGCGACCGTGAAGGGGGACGTTCACGACATCGGCAAGAACCTCGTGGACATCATCCTCACGAACAACGGATACAAGGTCTACAACCTCGGCATCAAGCAGCCCGTGGACGCGATGATCGCGGCGTTCAAGGACCACAAGGCGGACGCCATCGGCATGAGCGGGCTGCTCGTGAAATCCACCGTCATCATGAAAGAGGACCTCGTCACGCTGAACGAGCGCGGGCTGGCCCCGCCCGTGATCCTCGGCGGCGCGGCCCTCAACCGCCGGTACGTGGAGCACGACCTGCGCGCGATCTACAAGGGCGAAGTGTTCTACGGTGCGGATGCGTTCGAGGGGCTGCACGTGATGGACGAGCTCGCGCGCCGCAAGAAGTACGACATCGGCCGCGCGAGCCGCGCGATCGCGAAGTCCGAGGAGAAACGCCCGGGGCGCGAGATCGGTGGAAGCACGACCGTCGACGCCGCCCCCCGACCCAAGCCGCGTGCGCCGCGGACCGACCTCCCGGCGCGCTCGCCGTCGCTGCCGAAGGCCCCCGACCTGCCGCCCCCGCCGTTCCTCGGCGCCCGGAGTCGCACCGATTTCGACATGAACGAGATTTTCAAGTTCATCAACGAAATCACACTGTTCGGGACGCAGTGGGGGTTCAGGAAGGGCGGCGTGAAGCCGGCCGAACACGCGCGCCAGATCGCGGAAGTGGCGCGCCCCGCGTTCGAGCGGCTCAAGGCACTGTGTTTGGCCGAGAACATCCTGCGCCCCGCGGTGACCTACGGGTTCTTCCCGGTCGCGAGTGCGGGCACCAAACTCACGGTGTACGAGGACGACCACCGCACCCCGCGCAACACCTTCGACTTTCCGCGCCAGGACTTCGGCGAGTTCCTGTGCCTGTCGGATTACGTCGAACCGCTGCGCGACGGTAAGGCGGTCGATTACGTCGGGTTCACGGCGGTGACGATGGGTCGCGAGGTGACGAAGGTGGCGCAAGAGTGGTACCAGGCGGGCAAGTACCAGGACTACCTCTACCTGCACGGTCTCGGCGTCGAATCCGCCGAGGCGCTCGCGGAATACTTCCACCAGCAGGTGCGCCGGGAGTGGGGCATCGGTGCGGACGATTCGCCGCGCGTCGAGAAGCTGTTCAAGGGGCATTATCGCGGGTGCCGGTACTCGTTCGGCTACCCCGCGTGCCCGAACCTCGAGGACCAGAAGCAGCTCTTCGCGCTCATTGATCCGACCCGCGTGGGGATCACGCTGAGCGAACAGTTCCAGCTCGAACCGGAGCAGAGCACCACGGCCATTGTGGTTCACCACCCCAACGCGAAGTATTTCAACACCGAGCGGTACTCGAGCTGCGACACGAACGAGTAA